One part of the Raphanus sativus cultivar WK10039 chromosome 7, ASM80110v3, whole genome shotgun sequence genome encodes these proteins:
- the LOC108817230 gene encoding uncharacterized protein LOC108817230, translating to MKIKAKISGSGDGDIFSYHKGFDLGASGYYDGLRKFWKQDLSTRSWLSSKPECRKKKGQVLGSLGVTKTREGMRKRLKISVPHFDNSALIKTFSKTLIGRCMNPEAQDMKALLGNLPKIWKVEDRVTGTDLGFGKFQFDFEVEEDIETILKLQPFHFDYLMLAIERWQPKTSQTYPS from the exons ATGAAAATCAAGGCGAAGATTTCTGGGTCGGGAGATGGGGATATTTTTTCATATCACAAAGGATTCGATTTGGGGGCAAGCGGATATTATGATGGGTTAAGGAAATTCTGGAAACAAGATCTTTCAACGCGATCTTGGCTCTCATCAAAGCCCGAGTGCAGAAAGAAGAAG GGTCAGGTACTTGGTAGTTTGGGAGTCACAAAGACTAGAGAGGGGATGCGTAAACGGTTGAAGATCTCAGTGCCTCACTTTGACAACTCGGCACTGATCAAGACATTTTCCAAAACATTAATTGGGAGGTGTATGAATCCTGAGGCGCAAGATATGAAGGCGCTATTGGGTAACCTTCCAAAGATCTGGAAGGTGGAAGACAGGGTAACGGGTACGGATCTGGGTTTTGGAAAGTTTCAGTTCGATTTTGAGGTGGAAGAGGACATTGAGACGATTCTGAAGCTGCAACCTTTTCATTTTGATTACTTGATGTTGGCTATTGAGCGTTGGCAGCCAAAAACATCTCAGACGTATCCATCGTAG